One region of Cryptosporidium parvum Iowa II chromosome 4, whole genome shotgun sequence genomic DNA includes:
- a CDS encoding hypothetical protein (with 2xCARP domains similar to beta-tubulin cofactor C or retinitis pigmentosa 2 like), giving the protein MELKGNFAVSYFFFLFVKMLIDCIKYIKNKDINYSDKQISRELKLESIYNSKLKLLLGLYKLEISNIEDSSIYFGPVSTSVSIKNCKNCLIAVACRQIRIHDSDGLKIRLSCCTQPLIENCYNITFDIRTKNNVNFYVIFENHLQEMGIHKSEFLTKDNFKVSDLSWLKIQDSPNWKFGNVDLEITE; this is encoded by the coding sequence ATGGAATTGAAAGGCAATTTTGCGgtttcttattttttttttctatttgtAAAAATGTTGATTGATTGTATTAAATACATTAAAAATAAGgatattaattattccGACAAGCAGATTTCGAGAGAGCTTAAATTAGAAAGTATATACAATTCAAagttgaaattattattgggTTTGTacaaattagaaataagCAATATTGAGGATAGctcaatttattttggcCCTGTATCAACAAGCgtttcaataaaaaattgtAAAAATTGCCTTATTGCAGTTGCATGTAGGCAAATAAGGATTCATGACTCAGATGGACTTAAGATCCGGTTATCTTGCTGCACGCAACCATTAATAGAAAACTGTTACAATATCACATTCGATATTCGTACAAAAAATAACGTAAATTTTTATGTAATATTCGAAAACCATTTGCAGGAAATGGGTATACATAAATCAGAATTCCTAACAAAAGATAATTTCAAGGTATCCGACTTAAGTTGgttaaaaattcaagattcaccaaattggaaatttggaaatgttgatttagaaataactgaatag
- a CDS encoding possible transmembrane domain near C (transcripts identified by EST) encodes MANIGNEENHIFSIIEIFIKKNHKQYVLNSIRINSLVRIFNGVTPEILLNLLKNAGKNTEEGDSKIYACSNTTDVQKVLCFISKDIVTFKFHNTPDITLARYFFQFDECHIILCNCCYKESYNLNTFDLIFYIQNQDFGRSNESHNSKMTLISGSSGKSFTNKCMVPFGSVLTNYGTIYLIYSLFAWLVYILIAIKRYLSTKVSEEEIEKLFIKNYISNLDIQTCKKGNI; translated from the coding sequence ATGGctaatattggaaatgaaGAGAATCATATTTTCTCAATCATAGaaatctttattaaaaaaaaccaTAAACAATACGTGCTTAATTCCATAAGGATTAACTCATTAGTGCGTATTTTTAATGGAGTCACGCcagaaattttattaaatctaCTAAAAAATGCTGGAAAAAACACGGAGGAAGGCGATTCAAAGATTTATGCTTGTTCGAATACTACAGATGTACAAAAGGTGCTTTGTTTTATAAGTAAAGACATAGTTACCTTTAAATTTCATAACACCCCTGATATAACCCTTGCtagatatttttttcaattcgATGAATGCCACATAATTTTATGCAACTGTTGTTATAAAGAATCGTATAACTTAAATACCTTTGACttgatattttatattcagAACCAAGACTTTGGCCGCTCCAATGAAAGTCATAACAGCAAAATGACGTTAATATCTGGAAGCTCAGGAAAATCATTCACAAATAAGTGTATGGTTCCATTTGGATCGGTATTAACTAATTATGGGACAATTTATCTAATTTATTCACTTTTCGCATGGTTAGTCTATATATTGATAGCTATCAAAAGATATTTGAGCACAAAAGTCTCcgaagaagaaattgaaaaattatttatcaaaaacTATATTTCAAATCTTGATATCCAAACATGCaaaaaaggaaatatttaa
- a CDS encoding 26S proteasome regulatory subunit 26b like AAA ATpase: MACSLAKSQTIMSGNIDREKYLYGSLKELEKELNFLSIQEDYIKDEQKGLKREFQRAKEEIKRIQSVPLVIGQFLEMIDSRYGIVSSTAGSNYYVRVLSTINREDLKPPASVALHRHSHAIVDILPPEADSSIQMLQMQEKPDVTYSDIGGMDIQKQEVREAVELPLVCPELYQQIGIDPPTGVLLYGPPGTGKTMLAKAVANHTTATFIRVVGSEFVQKYLGEGPRMVRDVFRLARENSPAIVFIDEVDSIATKRFDAQTGADREVQRILLELLNQMDGFDQTTNVKVIMATNRADTLDPALLRPGRLDRKIEFPLPDRRQRRLIFQTITAKMNLSEEVDLEEYVSRPEKISAADIAAISQEAGMQAVRKNRYVILPKDFEKGWKIHVKKSDRDFDFYSV, translated from the coding sequence ATGGCATGTTCTCTGGCCAAGTCGCAAACAATTATGTCTGGCAATATAGACCGTGAAAAATATCTCTATGGAAGCCTTAAGGAGCTTGAGAAAGAACTCAACTTTTTGAGTATTCAAGAAGATTATATCAAAGATGAACAAAAAGGTTTGAAACGTGAATTCCAGCGTGCGAAGGAGGAAATCAAACGTATTCAATCAGTTCCGCTCGTTATTGGGCAATTTCTTGAAATGATAGATTCCAGGTACGGAATTGTTTCTTCTACAGCAGGctcaaattattatgttAGGGTTCTTAGTACAATCAATAGAGAAGATCTTAAACCACCTGCGTCAGTCGCGCTTCATAGGCACAGTCATGCAATAGTTGATATTCTTCCTCCTGAAGCAGATTCTAGTATTCAAATGCTTCAAATGCAGGAAAAACCTGATGTAACATATTCTGATATTGGAGGGATGGATATTCAAAAGCAAGAAGTACGAGAAGCCGTTGAGTTGCCACTTGTGTGTCCAGAATTATATCAACAAATAGGAATTGATCCTCCAACTGGAGTGCTTCTATATGGACCTCCCGGAACTGGTAAAACTATGCTTGCTAAAGCTGTTGCTAATCACACAACAGCCACGTTTATTAGAGTCGTTGGGTCAGAGTTTgtacaaaaatatttgggTGAAGGCCCAAGGATGGTCCGCGACGTATTTCGTTTGGCAAGAGAAAACTCCCCAGCAATAGTGTTTATTGATGAAGTAGATTCAATTGCAACTAAACGTTTTGATGCACAAACTGGGGCAGATAGGGAAGTTCAACGTATTTTGCTCGAGCTTTTAAACCAAATGGATGGATTTGACCAAACAACAAATGTAAAAGTAATTATGGCGACTAACAGAGCAGATACCCTTGATCCTGCGCTATTGAGGCCCGGTAGACTTGACCGAAAAATAGAATTCCCATTACCTGATAGAAGGCAAAGGAGATTGATATTCCAGACTATTACTGCAAAGATGAACTTGAGTGAAGAAGTTGATCTTGAAGAATATGTCTCCAGACCAGAAAAAATATCTGCAGCTGATATAGCCGCGATCTCTCAAGAGGCCGGTATGCAAGCTGTAAGGAAAAATAGATATGTTATTCTACCTAAGGATTTTGAAAAGGGATGGAAGATACACGTAAAAAAGAGTGATAGAGATTTTGATTTCTATAGTGTATAG
- a CDS encoding farnesyl pyrophosphate synthase, translating to ILFHLLKITFIDSIFFALHDNYLTPQFIFNKMNDLQIEYDYTDFINYYDKFKVIVYNVLKKLPLNDEIRKPVIEYYLNCIDYNVKKGKHIRGKILVLISSLSSAYSNIKRDSIYLLGWVVEAIQALILIADDIMDSGKFRRGAPCWYIVHGQSNAINDIFFLKMLSLSLIFELSSVFGNDIVMKIQKIYNESIFFTVLGQHLDLSYFDLSKADKISERYFSMVEMKTSRYTFYMPVFFGLTLSEIQVSSAQLNLIEAILYKLGEFYQVHNDVSDYLFNDSNADDICRFKLTWPLQKSFEIADEEMKLKISENYGKNSSLVKDCYNLLKINEHYLEYQRNALDYLIKLVKDITDDSLQKVFIHLIHQISELITNSRSNADSNNSL from the coding sequence ATTCTCTTTCatctattaaaaataacgTTTATTGactcaatattttttgctCTGCACGATAATTATTTAACCCCtcaattcattttcaataaaatgAATGATTTGCAAATAGAATATGATTATACggattttattaattattacgataaatttaaagtaaTAGTATATAAtgttttaaaaaaattaccattaaatgatgaaataaGAAAACCAGTAATCGAATATTACTTAAACTGTATTGATTATAACGTAAAAAAAGGCAAGCATATTCGTGGCAAAATTTTAGTGTTAATCTCAAGTTTAAGTTCAgcatattcaaatataaagaGAGACTCCATTTATTTGTTAGGGTGGGTGGTTGAAGCAATACAAGCATTGATATTAATTGCGGACGATATTATGGATTCTGGTAAATTTAGAAGAGGAGCGCCTTGTTGGTATATTGTTCATGGTCAATCGAATGCAATTAATgacatttttttcttgaaaatgCTATCACTTTCACTGATCTTTGAGCTTTCTAGTGTATTCGGAAATGATATTGTTATGAAAATCCAGAAAATATACAATgaatctattttttttacgGTATTGGGCCAACATTTAGATCTGtcatattttgatttatctAAAGCTGACAAAATATCCGAAAGATACTTTTCAATGGTAGAAATGAAGACTTCTCGCTATACGTTTTATATGCCTGTATTTTTTGGCTTAACACTTTCTGAAATTCAAGTTTCTTCAGCGCAATTAAACTTGATTGAAGCTATCCTCTATAAACTGGGCGAATTCTATCAAGTGCACAATGATGTTTCTGACTACTTATTTAATGATAGCAATGCAGATGATATTTGCAGGTTTAAACTTACATGGCCACTACAAAAATCGTTTGAAATTGCTGATGAAGAAATGAAACTTAAGATTTCTGAAAACTATGGAAAAAATAGTTCGTTAGTAAAAGATTGTtacaatttattaaaaataaatgaacattatttggaatatcAAAGGAATGCAttggattatttaattaaattagtGAAAGATATTACCGATGATAGTCTACAGAAAGTATTTATTCACCTAATTCACCAAATCTCGGAACTAATTACAAATAGTCGATCAAATGCAGATTCAAATAACTCATTATAA
- a CDS encoding phospholipase C, delta 1 ortholog with 2 EF hands plus phospholipase C domain plus C2 domain, translated as MFRPLLDCNGEISINRLLGSQDLSEYVISVRTFEDVVNKLNIVVSDRLMQLLHEVDVDIALDTCKSGSYLYKYPRSCIGSRRFSRYNFEIDLDSGCVKWYKKKKTLICSRKVVFIQTLYLNDVNHILPGSDSDFWRSKKCTKKEYINSNFGIELVVIGKRNKTLRLLCANKEEWKFWMVGLLVSHALAQREKLVSKIKGTKKIVDAKHFYTHDYIRRQWELSDLDNSGSISFTELMRLTKRLQMPVSKDYTHALFCEYDNDNNGALDYKEFRNLLTQLLILPELRDLFDEYKDPDTNVMGANKFRNFLIDVQGMDPSNSLESLVNAVLNMKEPFIERGGITEIGFNILMSSEFNSAFDPLKRDVYQSMDEPISHYWIASSHNTYLTGDQLTSKSEIGQYITVLLQGCRCVELDVWNGPDGSPIIYHGHTLTSKVYFEDVIRACKDYAFQISPYPIILSLEMHASDKQREKVAEIILNVLGDSLYIPPNDGSDRLPTPNELKYKFLVKAKVPKEDISFDLRAGVINEDDEKNDLNPDILEVDLEVSNNTRIENEKQASSYNQNQTKRRLYSSLISLPGNAIQLSNFENRRRMSIGSLVETKFLRLAKDSSMSLAKFHQDHLCRVYPSGTRISSSNYNPLIPWSYGAQIVALNYQAVGTALLLNEGRFRQNGGSKSGYVLKPKMCLKKCFDGRVFDPMNPLETLELFDIPPVRVCIQILSAHQLPDNLSQFSRGIAGLISGNKLSPYITISVFGGPSEEFKSYRTPVINNNGFNPKWENLSPFTFNVLCPEISIINFEVKSSDSIQSEFIAAASIPVSCLRPGLRWIQLFDANFIDIQCCGILANISITTELPKTYMLSSILTGNNGSSSTNLQETLQQFRGIKF; from the coding sequence atgtTTCGGCCGTTGTTAGACTGTAATGGAGAAATTAGCATTAATAGATTGCTCGGAAGTCAAGATCTATCCGAATATGTAATATCCGTTCGCACATTTGAGGATGTAGTAAACAAATTGAATATAGTTGTAAGTGACAGACTCATGCAATTGCTTCATGAAGTTGATGTAGATATTGCACTAGATACATGCAAAAGTGGCTCTTACCTATATAAATATCCGCGTTCTTGTATTGGTAGTAGACGCTTTTCAAGATATAACTTTGAAATTGACTTAGATTCTGGATGCGTAAAGTggtataaaaaaaaaaaaactttgaTTTGTTCTAGAAAAGTGGTATTTATTCAGACTTTATATCTAAATGATGTAAACCACATTCTTCCAGGATCTGATAGTGACTTTTGGAGGTCAAAGAAATGTACAAAGAAGGAGTATATCAATTCTAATTTTGGGATTGAACTAGTAGTAAtaggaaaaagaaataaaacaCTAAGACTTTTATGCgcaaataaagaagaatggAAATTTTGGATGGTCGGGCTGTTGGTAAGCCATGCTCTTGCTCAAAGAGAGAAGTTAGtctcaaaaattaaaggaacaaaaaaaattgttgatGCTAAACATTTTTACACTCACGACTACATTAGGCGTCAATGGGAACTTTCAGATTTAGATAACTCTGGTTCAATAAGCTTCACAGAGTTAATGCGTTTAACAAAGAGATTGCAGATGCCGGTATCTAAAGATTATACTCACGCTCTCTTTTGTGAAtatgataatgataataatggtGCACTTGATTATAAGGAATTTAGAAATTTGTTAACTCAGCTTTTAATACTCCCTGAGTTGCGtgatttatttgatgaatatAAGGATCCAGATACAAATGTTATGGGTGCGAATAAATTTCGTAATTTTCTGATAGATGTTCAAGGAATGGATCCGTCAAACTCATTAGAATCACTAGTTAATGCTGTATTAAATATGAAAGAACCGTTCATTGAAAGGGGTGGTATTACTGAAATTGGGTTCAATATTCTAATGTCTTCAGAATTTAACTCCGCATTTGATCCATTAAAAAGAGATGTATATCAATCAATGGATGAACCTATTTCACACTACTGGATAGCTTCGAGCCACAATACTTATTTAACTGGCGACCAACTAACTTCAAAATCCGAGATTGGACAATATATAACTGTATTACTTCAAGGATGTAGATGTGTAGAGTTGGATGTTTGGAATGGCCCAGATGGATCACCAATTATTTACCATGGCCACACTTTAACATCTAAAGTTTACTTTGAAGATGTAATTCGAGCATGCAAAGACTATGCTTTCCAGATATCTCCATATCCGATTATTTTATCGCTTGAAATGCATGCATCTGATAAACAACGTGAAAAGGTTgcagaaataatattgaacGTATTAGGCGATTCTCTTTATATTCCCCCAAATGATGGGAGTGATAGACTTCCCACCCCAAATGaacttaaatataaatttcttgTCAAAGCTAAGGTCCCAAAAGAAGATATTAGTTTTGATTTAAGAGCAGGGgttattaatgaagatgatgaaaaaaatgatcTAAACCCAGACATATTAGAAGTTGATCTCGAAGTGTCCAACAATACAAggattgaaaatgaaaagcAAGCCTCGTCTTACAATCAAAATCAGACTAAGAGGAGATTATATTCTAGTCTAATTTCCCTTCCAGGAAATGCGATACAACTGtctaattttgaaaatcgAAGAAGAATGAGCATTGGTTCTCTTGTTGAAACAAAATTTCTGCGCCTTGCGAAAGACTCAAGTATGAGTCTTGCAAAGTTCCATCAAGATCATCTATGTAGAGTTTATCCATCAGGTACACGTATATCGAGTTCAAACTATAATCCTTTAATACCATGGTCATACGGAGCTCAGATTGTCGCATTGAATTACCAAGCAGTTGGAACTGCCttattattgaatgaaGGGAGATTCAGACAAAATGGTGGCTCAAAAAGTGGCTACGTACTAAAACCAAAAATGTGCCTAAAAAAGTGCTTTGATGGACGGGTATTCGATCCTATGAACCCTTTAGAAACTTTAGAGCTCTTTGATATCCCTCCTGTTAGAGTGTGTATCCAAATACTATCAGCTCACCAGCTCCCTGACAATCTATCGCAGTTCTCACGTGGAATTGCAGGCCTAATATCTGGGAATAAACTTTCACCATACATTACTATTTCTGTTTTTGGAGGGCCCAGCGAAGAGTTCAAGTCATACAGAACGCctgtaataaataataatgggTTTAATCCAAAATGGGAAAACTTGTCTCCATTTACATTCAATGTTCTTTGCCCAGAAATTTCGATTATTAATTTCGAGGTTAAGTCATCAGATTCGATACAGTCTGAATTTATTGCAGCAGCTTCAATTCCTGTTTCATGCCTTAGACCTGGTTTAAGGTGGATACAACTATTTGATGcaaattttattgatatCCAGTGTTGTGGGATCCTTGCGAACATTTCTATAACAACAGAATTACCAAAAACGTATATGTTATCATCAATTTTAACAGGAAACAATGGAAGCTCATCAACAAATCTACAAGAAACATTGCAACAGTTTAGaggaattaaattttga
- a CDS encoding WD repeat protein: MERITLVSNHNGIYSFDRNTGTVSQTFKDCNASKFSVSFIGNSTKYLAGFQTNKSTLHIWSNKSDPIYRVSVPEIIKCCEFQDDGGIVYAGGLSGTVYIWVITTGQLLNCWLPHYKPINKIKLVQGNSILVTCSDDCYIQAFLTSELLESNNSLTFPKPLIKWNAHSASINDFFPLNLTNSFSDISIISIGGDFSLSFLTFRSEKPLANLNFSTQLCSCTSSECGKLVFIGGGNGIIYKIYYDSIPTLNSRISKLFGHSGPVKACICSKDKIFSSANDGVRIWDIITGSCIAQLPQFGDGILSILNTNLSISYLSLSIPIFKPLQRNISKYSNVIGVNIPTKDRRTDIKNEIYHLSNRIDAISYLNTSLLTFNGISKKRLSQMNTMKDSTFTSEYNNMIKLAVEKCISLESSKLRSNCSIHDNNFELLRTCTIPYSKFKEVKTIKAEEEKKVQVASQNFKNLPKIKYKFIKSCSIGKFSRKQYLRMLLRKKYLKLSRH; encoded by the coding sequence ATGGAGAGAATAACTCTTGTTTCAAATCATAATGGCatatattcttttgatAGAAATACTGGGACTGTATCGCAAACATTCAAGGATTGTAATGCATCCAAGTTTAGTGTTTCCTTTATAGGTAATTCTACAAAATATCTTGCTGGCTTCCAAACAAACAAATCAACTTTACACATATGGAGCAATAAAAGCGATCCAATTTACAGAGTCTCAGTTcctgaaataataaaatgcTGCGAATTTCAAGATGACGGTGGTATTGTTTATGCAGGTGGTCTTTCAGGAACCGTTTACATTTGGGTAATAACCACAGGGCAGCTTTTAAATTGCTGGCTTCCGCATTATAAAcctataaataaaataaagcTGGTACAAGGCAATTCAATATTGGTTACATGTAGTGATGATTGCTATATACAAGCATTTCTGACTAGTGAATTGCTTGAAAGCAACAACTCCTTAACTTTTCCAAAACCACTCATTAAATGGAATGCTCACTCTGCTTCAATAAATGATTTCTTTCCCTTAAATTTGACAAACAGCTTTTCGGATATAtctattatttccattGGAGGAGACTTTTCATTAAGCTTTCTTACATTCAGATCTGAAAAACCCTTAGCAAACCTAAATTTCTCGACTCAATTATGCTCTTGTACTTCCTCAGAATGTGGTAAATTAGTTTTCATAGGAGGCGGAAATGGcataatttataaaatatattatgaCAGTATACCTACTCTAAATAGTCGTATTTCCAAGTTATTTGGTCATTCTGGGCCTGTTAAAGCTTGCATTTGCTCtaaagataaaatattttcatccGCAAATGATGGAGTAAGAATTTGGGATATAATAACGGGGTCATGCATCGCTCAACTACCTCAATTTGGAGATGGTATACTGTCTATTTTAAATACTAATTTGTCAATCAGTTATTTATCTTTATCGATTCCTATTTTCAAACCTTTACAAAGGAATATTTCTAAGTATTCTAATGTAATTGGGGTTAATATTCCAACTAAAGATAGGAGAACAGAcataaaaaatgaaatttatcATCTTTCAAACAGAATAGATGctatttcttatttaaatacGTCTTTGCTAACTTTTAATGGCATTTCTAAAAAGCGTTTAAGCCAAATGAATACAATGAAAGATAGTACCTTTACAAGTGAGTATAATAACATGATCAAACTTGCAGTTGAAAAATGCATTTCTCTGGAATCATCAAAGTTGAGATCAAATTGTAGTATCCATGATAATAACTTTGAGCTTTTGAGAACTTGTACTATTCCCTATTCCAAGTTTAAAGAAGTTAAAACTATAAAAgctgaagaagaaaaaaaagtacaAGTCGCAAgtcaaaattttaaaaatctACCAAAAATTAAGtataaatttatcaagAGCTGTAGTATAGGTAAATTTTCCAGAAAGCAATACTTAAGAATGTTACTTCgaaaaaaatatctaaAACTCTCTAGACATTAA
- a CDS encoding oxysterol binding protein 1A-like pleckstrin homology (PH) domain containing protein, with amino-acid sequence MLVNEQSKKINDRLGSLPYNWKIMSDAPELFNLPTNKYEELGKLNKSTLRKKNQLCSNINVNKADHSKAFVQENKNIVSQLSKAMNKDHSNEYEQPIIEGWLHKWTNMVNTWKPRYFRLYPGILCYIKGSKIRKINIPNKSCYIDIYSSKCNRISLRYPSDSNSDLHLKACSLESKLAWINSLIYSMNAKALFGKELFFNKINSHNSSISYKDSLNIRNIPFLTNLLYELIKTRNLILDEISEKRVKSSKNNITKYFDKLIDTVFEKTCNINLVKLHECDIYSSLFSLINTEEDIGKISIKSNRDLHASESTEEIFYDAFSDFENDTESEKILNTPNIFPKKDECYCCFWKKNPYKYRMTLPFLQQKPRFNLWASIKESITKDISRITIPIQFNEPTSLLQRLAEDFRYSSILENASLYDSSIDRLREITIFSITPYVSSIGRIFKPFNPLLGETFEFSHRGFRFIAEQVGHHPPTTAFYVEHHPTNINDKIPKIGHTNNPLYSVWGQVGNKSRFTGQSLELTVIGNVNVILNDKGDNYTFNRPKLLIHNIIFGKLWIEIVGISTIINRKTLEFSLIEYQKGGWFSNDLFNIKGLVFNKYGKPIYKIGGKWDTKIWYESCKFDQEFTKENIFIKSNLESEKVIKQRENYKLYGESVETSSNIIPTSCLYLLSIWDKIESIPSTRKTAWVAEAKPFQSEKFFGFAEMTFELNEISPQYDINIPGVNMPCTDSRYRPDQRAYENGHIEWAVKEKRRLEEKQRASAKKRLNGEADYSPKWFFKELDDSTGKFNWKFNHKYWAHKDQQIEFTDLPNIF; translated from the coding sequence ATGTTGGTTAATGAgcaatcaaaaaaaataaatgataGACTTGGTAGCTTGCCTTATAACTGGAAAATAATGAGTGATGCTCCTgaactttttaatttaccCACCAATAAATATGAAGAGTTAggaaaattaaataaatcaaccttgagaaagaaaaatcaactttgttcaaatattaatgtaaATAAAGCAGACCACTCAAAGGCTTTCGttcaagaaaataagaatattgTCTCTCAGCTATCCAAAGCTATGAATAAAGATCATTCTAATGAATATGAGCAGCCGATAATTGAAGGCTGGCTACACAAATGGACTAATATGGTAAACACCTGGAAACCGAGGTATTTTAGACTTTACCCCGGAATTTTATGTTATATAAAGGGTTCAAAAATCaggaaaattaatatacCAAACAAATCTTGCTACATCGATATTTATTCGAGTAAATGTAATCGAATTTCGCTGAGATATCCCAGTGATTCAAATAGTGACTTGCATTTGAAAGCATGTTCACTCGAATCAAAACTTGCTTGGATAAATTCTCTAATTTATTCTATGAATGCAAAAGCACTTTTTGGGAAAGAATTGttttttaacaaaataaattctcATAATTCATCTATTTCGTATAAAGATTCACTTAACATTCGTAACATTCCTTTTTTAAcgaatttattatatgaactaataaaaacaagaaatttgattttagaCGAAATTTCAGAAAAGAGAGTTAAATCTAGCAAAAATAACATCACCAAATATTTCGacaaattaattgataCGGTTTTCGAGAAAACAtgcaatattaatttagttAAACTTCATGAATGCGATATTTATTCATCGCTATTCAGTTTAATAAATACAGAAGAGGATATTGGAAAAATTAGTATTAAAAGCAATAGAGACTTACACGCCTCTGAATCGActgaagaaatattttatgaTGCTTTTtcagattttgaaaatgatacTGAATCagagaaaatattgaatactCCCAATATCTTTCCTAAAAAAGATGAATGCTATTGTTGTTTTTGGAAAAAGAACCCATATAAATATCGTATGACTTTACCGTTTCTTCAACAAAAGCCACGCTTTAATTTGTGGGCATCCATAAAGGAATCTATAACGAAGGATATTTCACGAATAACAATTCCAATTCAGTTCAATGAACCAACATCATTATTACAACGGCTTGCAGAAGATTTTAGGTATTCGTCTATACTAGAGAATGCGTCCCTTTACGATTCTAGTATAGATCGTCTTCGTGAAATAActatattttctattactCCTTATGTATCTTCAATTGGGAGGATATTTAAACCATTCAACCCTTTGCTTGGCGAAACTTTCGAATTTTCTCATCGAGGTTTTAGATTTATTGCCGAACAAGTAGGCCACCATCCTCCTACTACAGCATTTTATGTTGAGCATCATCCAACGAATATTAATGacaaaattccaaaaattgGGCATACAAATAATCCCTTGTATTCAGTTTGGGGACAAGTTGGAAATAAATCTCGTTTTACAGGCCAAAGCTTAGAGCTTACTGTTATAGGAAATGTTAATGTAATACTGAATGATAAAGGTGATAATTACACCTTTAACCGACCGAAATTACTCATTCacaatataatatttggtAAACTTTGGATAGAAATTGTGGGAATTAGCACTATAATAAATCGAAAAACTTtagaattttcattaattgaatatCAGAAAGGTGGATGGTTTAGTAATgatttgtttaatattaaaggaCTTGTGTTTAATAAGTATGGAAAACCAATCTATAAAATAGGAGGGAAATGGGACACTAAGATTTGGTATGAATCTTGTAAATTTGATCAAGAGTTTACTAAAGaaaatatcttcattaaaTCAAACTTAGAGTCAGAAAAGGTAATTAAACAGAGAGAAAATTATAAACTCTACGGGGAATCAGTTGAGACAAGTTCAAATATAATTCCTACAAGTTGTTTATATTTACTGTCAATTTGGGATAAAATCGAATCTATCCCTTCAACTCGCAAGACAGCATGGGTAGCCGAAGCTAAGCCCTTCCAGAGCGAAAAATTCTTTGGGTTCGCTGAAATGACATTTGAACTCAACGAAATTTCACCACAGtatgatattaatatacCTGGTGTAAATATGCCTTGTACTGACTCTAGGTACAGGCCAGATCAGAGAGCATATGAAAATGGACATATTGAGTGGGCAGTTAAAGAGAAGAGAAGGCTCGAGGAAAAGCAAAGAGCAAGCGCAAAAAAAAGGTTAAATGGCGAAGCTGATTATTCTCCAAAATGGTTTTTCAAGGAATTAGATGATTCTACCGGAAAATTTAATTGGAAATTCAATCATAAATACTGGGCTCATAAAGACCAGCAAATCGAATTTACAGATTtaccaaatattttttga